TAGCGGGTGCTCTGCGGCAAGGGCTGAACCTAAAGTCCCCTGTCCTTGGATACAAGACTCCAAATGTAAGGGAGCTCTATACTCTTGGCCGGGAGCTTGGACAGGGACAGTTCGGGAAAACATACCTCTGCACTGAGATTAGCACAGGGTGTCAATATGCATGCAAGACTATCTTAAAGAGTAATCTCCGATGTGTGTCAGATATCGAGGACGTGCGCCGTGAAATCCAGATAATGCACCATCTTTCGGGCCAGAAGAATATAGTGACAATCAAGGACGCATATGAGGATGAGCAGGCCGTGCACATCGTCATGGAGCTCTGTGCAGGTGGTGAGCTCTTCAGCAAGATTCAGAAGCGAGGTCATTACAGTGAACGGAAGGCTGCAGAGcttataaaaattatagttgGCATCATAGAAACATGCCATTCACATGGAGTGATGCATCGGGATCTCAAGCCAGAAAATTTCCTCTTACTGGACGCAGATGATGAATTCTCGGTTAAAGCAATTGACTTTGGTCTATCTGTGTTCTTCAGACCAGGTATTATGTCAGAGTAAATAAGTATATTCAATGGGGTTGTTTCTATATTTAGTCATGTTAGCAATCAGCTGTTTGATATCCTGCTAACTTATTTAGTTATGATGTAAATAGTTCCGTACAAAGAGCGAGTAAGGTGAAAGTATGGCAGAGTAGAAAAACAATCCCAATCAAATTTTCTACCAGTAATTTAGTCTTGGAAACATTAGTTTGTTGTAGTTCCTTATAATGCAGctttaacaaaaacaaataataatgcAATTGTTTGCTCTTGCATACAATCTATGCTTCCTTTGGCTGTTTTTCCTAACTGATTCATATCTATCCACAAATCAGGTCAGGTTTTCAGAGAGGTAGTGGGAAGTCCATATTATATTGCTCCAGAGGTATTGGAGAAGCGTTATGGACCAGAGGCTGATATATGGACTGCTGGAGTGATTCTCTATGTATTGCTGACTGGTGTTCCTCCATTTTGGGCAGGTGATTGATTTGACAAGATTTGCAAAATTCTGCTTCATTGGTTTTAGTGAATTGCTAAAAGGACTTCTTTCACTCTTACTAGATACACAAAGCGGGATATATGAAAAAGTACTGGATGGACGTATTGATTTTAAATCAAACCGGTGGCCCAGGATATCTGACAGTGCAAAGGATCTTATAAAAAAGATGCTCTGCCCTTATCCATCAGAGCGTTTGAAAGCCCATGAAGTGCTAAGTtagtatatttaatatttcGTTCATTAGTATCACTTTTATTCAATTTAGTACCTCGTAGAATAATTTTGGACCAATGTTTTTGTTATCCACGAAATTTCATAAGTTCCGAAACTATAGTAAGATCTCAAGAGTAAACAAAGAGCAGTTTCTTACAGTTTTTCTATTATATGTTCAGAGCATCCATGGATATGTGATAATGGAGTGGCTACTGATCGAGCTCTGGATCCAAGTGTACTTCCTCGTCTCAAGCAATTTTCTGCAATGAATAGGTTAAAGAAATTGTCTCTCcaggtatattttttttaccgtttCATCTTGTCATAGAAAAGTCATTTATTTGTTGCCATTTTGTCATCATGGTGAAGCATCATTAAGTGCTTTCACAATTTCCGGGGAAATCATTATTCTATTACTGCTGTCCTTTAATACTAAATCTAACAGAAGTGTGAACCTTTTTAAATTCCAGAAGCATAGCTACTTCTACAAGAATAAAAACAACGCTACCTTGTGTACATCATGCCATCATGGCCAAATTGATTTGCTGCAGTTCAGAATTTTCCTCGTAGGATcttaaaaatttgacagcacTGAAATTGTTTTTAAATCTGACTCAGTAATATTTTCTTCATTGGTGAATTGTTTATTGTTATCATATACGAAGATTTTTTGTCGGTATTGTACCTGTTCCAGCATTGCTTCCAAGTTGAGAGTTACAGACTTTTGTGGTGCACCTAAATTTACTATTCTAAATTGACCCAGATATAATTTCATAAATTGCTATGATACAAAAGTAGGAGATGCTAGGAATCAGGATGAGATTAATTAAGGCATCAATTTTTACTTAAACTATTATGTCTATCTATTtctcatatttaaaaatattacagATTGCAGTAATCTATGTTTCTTACTTGCTGTTCATCCAGATTATTGCTGAGCGTCTTTCAGAAGAGGAGATTGTTGGGTTAAGAGAAATGTTCAAGGCTATGGACACCAAAAACAGAAGTGTGGTTACATTTGGTGAGCTTAAGGGACTGAAAAGATACAGCTCAGTGTTCAAGGATACTGAAATTAACGACTTAATGGAAGCAGTAAGTGGTCACTGTTATTGCAAAATACGATGCAAAATGTACTGTAGCACACTTAAACCATATACATGGTATCTGTAGTATATAGACTGGATATTGTTTGTCAACCTTTTGATCATGCTGCTTTTCAGAATTCTGTATTGTTTTGAATGTGTGAAAAGTCGGGGCCAACACATTCATGTCAAAAGATTACTTAAACCATTGGTTTAGTTGAAATGGAGTATGTCATGCATCTGTGATGAAATACTGTCTTCATTGCAGAactgttttatatattttaaccTTTTTGAGTACTACTTCAGGCTGATGACACCACCTCCACCATCAACTGGGAAGAGTTTATTGCTGCAGCAGTGTCTCTTAATAAAATAGAACGTGAGAAACACTTGATGGCAGCCTTTACATACTTTGACAAAGATGGAAGTGGTTTTATCACAGTTGACAAGCTTCAAAAGGCTTGCATGGAACGTAACATGGAAGATACTTTCCTTGAAGAGATGATTCTGGAGGTTGATCAAAACAATGTAAGTTCTGTACTGTTTTTCAAGCTATAAGATCAGTGTGCTAGTATTAGTTATTGCTGTTCAGTAGCTAATTGTTCTACTCCTGAAGAATTTGATGGCACTGGTTATAGAATAGCAGCATGTATGTGGTAGAAGTTGGTCCTAAATGATGTTTCACTTTCAGTATTACCTTCAGCAATAGATATGAACCAATTTGGATCCTCTGCAGTGGAAGACCTGGATCCGATATGAACACCTATAATGATGTTATTTACAGGCTGTTTAAAAATGTATAGTTTAGAGGTTTCATACTTTTGCGCTTTCACCCCCAACTTATTGTCCTCTTTGTTTGAGGATAAACTGAACAGCTGAGGGAAGACTTCCCATATGTTCAAAAGGGCCTCAATTATTTGGCATATACTGTTGAATTATCATAAGATGAAAACTTATATTTGCTTAGTAACATAGGAAAGCAAGTTATGTTTTTATCAGAACAGAAAAGGTGTCATTGAGATTATTTTTGCTTCCTTGCTGAACATCTCATCAGtaattatgtttttctttttctttttttttggtaaattttCAGGATGGTCAAATCGATTATGCTGAATTTGTCACAATGATGCAAAGCAACAACTTTGGACTTGGGTGGCAAACGGTGGAAAGCAGCCTGAATGTAGCCCTGAGGGAGGCACCCCAAGTATACTGAACTCCTGTCGCCTGGCACCCCCAAGAATTCAGTTTGTTCTCCTGAGCCTTTCATCTGTTTATCACAACACATAGTTGTGGATTTGAGAGAAGAGAGCCAAGACTAGATGGTTTATCAGTAATCACCCTATAGCAGTGGTGGAAGAAGACTCTCTTAGTACCTAATAGCATATAAATGTGTGGTCTAAAGACATCGTATATGTATGAACCTCAtaagttcgttcgttcgtttggttggttggtttgctACCCTGCtatctaataataatatcaATAATACCCGAAGAACCCTCTTGGTTCTGCATATATCTCTGTGCTGGTGTTGTTAATTGTGTTTATTTTCCTGCAGTTtttaagtgatttttttttgtgcaagTGGTTATCTCATATCTCTTCGATGGTGAAGAGTTTTGGTGTGGTAACAGCAATCAGAAATTCAGACAGAAACCAGAACTTTTGGAACTGCAGAAATGATATGAAGGCCAGGCGCTGAAAGTCTGAAGAATCAAAACATGACAAACCCGATCAAAAGCTGCGAAGAGAGGATGATGATCCGAGACCTGGATGGATGCTGCCGCAAGCCGCGGCGCGCTCTGCCCGCTCCACCACGAAGCCGCGCCGCGCGCACGGTGGCACACGGCCACACGCCGCGGGGGCGGGCtgcggcgccctcgccgccgcgtcggcgtcggcgcgcgcgcgctcgtgtTGATCTCGATCTTCTCGTGGCTGTGGGGAAAGGGGGGAAAAAATCATACGCGGATGCGCGCGCGGTGGTGAAGCGTGCGGCGCGTTGCGTTTTGTGTGGTGTgggtgggagaggagaggagcagcccggccgcgcgcggcgcgtcgCGTggtggcgacgcgacgcgacgccgaGGGGGGGATCTGATCCGAGTGGGCTCGCCGTCCCGAGTGGGCCACAGCTGCTAGCCTGTTTCTTCTGGGCCGCGGCCTGCAAGGGGAAATatcacgtactccctccgtccaaaataaatttatttttttactcacCTTACGCATACCCAAAAAATAATAGAATACCCccattttattaaattataataCAGTAATTTTCACTTTATCTACACCCAATTCATTTATCCTTCTACTTAAAGAAACTCTGATACAATGATattcaaaaataaacttattctaaaacaaacggaagaagaaaaaataaacttattctaaaGACAGGGGAGTTTGAGAAACGTGTGTCCGCGTCACTTGTTTGTCTTGCAGCTTGTAAGTtgctgatctttttttttttcagggagatcaaatttaaattttaaaagttggtttaagaagttatttttttatcgcTATCATAGTTCAATTTTCAACATTAGCTTTTAAAACATAAGTAGcgcatatataaaagttttacgtCTAAACTTATTTTTAGCTGTTTATAAGTTGTTTTACTGCTTATTATTAGCCGTAGCCCAAATGATCATTTAAGTACGTTGTCCGGTGCTCGGATAGCTTGCTTGTTTGGGTCACAGGACGGTGGCGACGTGGTGTGGTGGCTGGCTCCGATCCGACCCTGACGTGCCACACCACTCCATATGTCCTTCCTGTACAAGTACCTGCCTCATCTGCCATTCCTGATGGCAATCGACCACGACCAACAAACTGACCAGTTTCTTCTTGTACTCATTAACAAGACCCCCAAGCTAACAGCGAAGAAGAAACTGAAAAACACACAGCCAATCAGAGACCCACCTGCTGGGCACCTCTCTTTTTCGTCCTTTACCAAGtctaatccaatccaatcctcGCAACATCTCACCACGAATCAGGATTTCAACGGCTGCTTCTGGACACGAACCTGTGAACGGATCCCACGAAATCCATACAGAGATATCACGTCCCTGTCCTACTCGTACAGTACTCTTGCTACTGTAGCCTACTACTCGCAACTTACTTATACACGTGTGAATGGAGAGATATGTTACGGTTGTGCCGTTCGCATCCGCGGTGGAATAGCGACTCGTCTTCAGGGTTTACCTTGCTAGAAAGGATTGGAGGGGCGAGGATAAGGGTGtctttagttcacgccaaaattaaaagttgagtaaagtccatcaccggtccctaaacttgtaccgatGTGTTatctcggtccctaaactcgcaaattgaCCGTGTAGGTCCTCAAACTTATTCGATTGTGTCATTctggtctctaaacttgcagatcactcgtttagatcctccaacttgttcagttgtctCACCCTGGTCCCTAAagaggacggtctaaaaactttatatcaaaaaataattcataattttttcatgtgaactctaatgagacaaactttatatcaaaattgtagccctcgacgcgatctacaactttgtagttgaaatttttttgaattaaaaccgtttagggtcccaaaatattgttgcatgtttatagattttgaaattttaattttaaaattacattttgggacaaaaaatgacttaaaataaaaaaaaattcaactacaaagttgtagatcgcgtcgagggttacaagtttgatataaagtttgtctttattagagttcacatgaaaaagttataaattatttttaaatataaagtctttagaccatcctatttgacccagatgatattcaaatctaagtttagggaccggagtGACACAtttgaacaagttggaggatctaaacgagtgatctgcaagtttagggaccgggataacacagtcgaacaagtttaaggacctgaacgatcgatttgcgagtttagggaccgagatgacacaacggtacaagtttagggaccggtgatggactttactcttaaaagtttggttgaaattggaacgatgtgacagaaaagtttaaagtttgtgtatgtagaaaaattttgatgtggtggaaaagtttaaagtttgaagaaaaattttggaactaaactcggcctaagaaGTAATACATGCTGCATGTCGAAACTAGCTACTATTCTAGTTTCTTTacattttctaaaaattttagtttttctccCCAAACTTTCTACTCTCGAAGGATCCTTAGGATTCTTTTTGTAATCTGGGTTTGTACAAAACCTTTGTtgtctttctctcttctccttaaatgaaattggcagagctcctgcccgttacccctcaaaaaaaaaatgtcgaaACTAACTAGGAATCTGTCGTGTAGATCTTTGCTAATTTTGAATGGAGACTTATAAATAAGATGTATttcatttgttttatgttgaagtTCTTAAACTTATTACCTTGTCATATATGAAATAAAACTCTATATCGAGTGAATAATGTTTATAACATATCGTTGTAACTTATTTTGAAGCAAAGGTCGAAGGGGTGGGAGGCTACCGCAAATACAAAAGACGCTCCAAAGAAAGCCCTGCGCATGCTAGCGCCCCTGTTAGCTTGGGAAATCTGGAACGAAAGAAACCACAAAACCTTTCAACAAAAGGAGCTATGGTAGCCTTCTGGCTAAAATTAAATAGGAGGCCAAATCGTGGTTCTTGGCAGGAGTGAGAGATCTCGCTAGttggctttcttttttttttttttgctcggaTTGAAGTTCCTGAgccttgatttttttctttgacacTTGTAAAGTTTACTCCTCCTCTATTCAATGAAAGTGACAGCTTGCCGattcgtttaatttttttaagcaaaggCCATATATTATTCTATTATTAAGAGAAATAGCGGATCGAAGGGGTTACCGTATCACGACAATAAAACCGACTACCAAGATCAACGTATTactatttttaaagaaaaacttggtAGGATTATGGGACTATCATTGTGGTAATTAACCGACGGTAAAGGAAACCGTAAGTCGTCTCTGGTTACCTCGGCAGCTAGCAGTCATCACCACCACGCGAGCTCGCTCAGCAACACGACACGCTCACCGCTCCCATCCCAGTAGCTCCCATCGCCGTGGCGATCGAAAACCACCGCGTTTCattttcctcctcttcttctaccAACGCCCA
The sequence above is drawn from the Oryza glaberrima chromosome 10, OglaRS2, whole genome shotgun sequence genome and encodes:
- the LOC127786356 gene encoding calcium-dependent protein kinase 23 yields the protein MGNSCQNGTYGNNYQNSNRFQNDRFASRYVDGNDTEDCYSGSSRASLAGALRQGLNLKSPVLGYKTPNVRELYTLGRELGQGQFGKTYLCTEISTGCQYACKTILKSNLRCVSDIEDVRREIQIMHHLSGQKNIVTIKDAYEDEQAVHIVMELCAGGELFSKIQKRGHYSERKAAELIKIIVGIIETCHSHGVMHRDLKPENFLLLDADDEFSVKAIDFGLSVFFRPGQVFREVVGSPYYIAPEVLEKRYGPEADIWTAGVILYVLLTGVPPFWADTQSGIYEKVLDGRIDFKSNRWPRISDSAKDLIKKMLCPYPSERLKAHEVLKHPWICDNGVATDRALDPSVLPRLKQFSAMNRLKKLSLQIIAERLSEEEIVGLREMFKAMDTKNRSVVTFGELKGLKRYSSVFKDTEINDLMEAADDTTSTINWEEFIAAAVSLNKIEREKHLMAAFTYFDKDGSGFITVDKLQKACMERNMEDTFLEEMILEVDQNNDGQIDYAEFVTMMQSNNFGLGWQTVESSLNVALREAPQVY